In Zingiber officinale cultivar Zhangliang chromosome 9B, Zo_v1.1, whole genome shotgun sequence, the genomic window GTCTCGATGTTGTCATTGTTGTGTCACGTCATCTGTGCATATTTGTCCAAATGTGTTTATAACATACATTATAAATACATACCCCATAAGCAACATGTACCTCATCCATTCAATTATCTCAGAAAATGGATAACAATATTGAAGGTTCATCAAATTTATCATCTTCAAGCTCTGATGATGATAACTATGCAGAAAGTTTTAGTGCATGGCAACAACTGATCGCTCAGGTGATTTCTACTAATAATCAAATTGTCTTAAATTATCTCAATGAAGGAAGCAACAAAAGCAGACATCGAGGCTCAATTCCTGGTCATAAGATGATCAATCGTAATCGTGAAGCTGTTGATCGTAATCTATTCAATGATTATTTCGTCGAAAATGCATTGTATAATGATGCAATGTTTCGAAGAAGATTCAGAATGGGACGGAATTTATTTATGCGTATCTGTGATGTTGTTACtaatcatgacaactattttataCAGAGAAGAGATGGGCTTGGAAGACTTGGTTTGTCAAGCTTGCAAAAAATAACAGCTGTATTTCGGATATTAGCATACGGTGTACCAGCAGATGCTATTGATGAGTACATTAAAATAGGGGAATCAACTGCTATTGAAAGTGTGAAACGATTTTGTCGTGTTGTTGTTGAAGTTTTTGGAGGGCAGTACCTACAATCTCCAAATGCTCACAATGTTGATAGGCTACTTCATATTGGTGAGCTACGAGGTTTTCCAGGTATGTTAGGTAGCCTAGATTACATGCATTGGAGATGGCAAAATTGTCCAACAGCTTTTGCAGGACAATATTCTAGTCGTAGTGGAAAGCCAACAATTATTCTAGAAGCTGTAGCCGATTATGATCTGTGGATTTGGCATGCGTATTTTGGGTTGCCAAGATCGAACAATGATATTAATGTACTTGAGTCTTCTCATCTTTTTGCTAATCTTGTTGCAGGTATTACAATTCCTGCTCATTATGTCATTCAAGGAAAGCAGTACAATATGGGTTACTATTTAGCTAATCATATATATCCAAAATAGTCAACACTTGTTCAAAAGAATAAATTATTTGCAATGAAGCAAGAAGCGTGTAGAAAGGATGTTGAGCGAGCATTTGGCGTGCTCCAATCATGCTTTGCAATTATTGCAGGATCTTCACGTTTTTGa contains:
- the LOC122022811 gene encoding uncharacterized protein LOC122022811, translating into MDNNIEGSSNLSSSSSDDDNYAESFSAWQQLIAQVISTNNQIVLNYLNEGSNKSRHRGSIPGHKMINRNREAVDRNLFNDYFVENALYNDAMFRRRFRMGRNLFMRICDVVTNHDNYFIQRRDGLGRLGLSSLQKITAVFRILAYGVPADAIDEYIKIGESTAIESVKRFCRVVVEVFGGQYLQSPNAHNVDRLLHIGELRGFPGITIPAHYVIQGKQYNMDERDLNVPIVEQFEVRTPDVEPAVDDGTRFEEFLARYR